In Mytilus edulis chromosome 6, xbMytEdul2.2, whole genome shotgun sequence, the following proteins share a genomic window:
- the LOC139526716 gene encoding uncharacterized protein, with protein MYLEAFMFLGMACTAQTLGSCAFPCSKQNRVYHFTVIGTDTSYQSTVFSPPGNLTQILTLVNGTVKATFECVHRSGEFYVIGFFNGSNWLYKCIQDTFHGTNRDAIFYLSNNWAPYAKLPTICDVCIGIDYVEKESHLGIDVEKSDVKCNIPTVCPVTRPGQIQCKACDNEDDGLCCS; from the exons ATGTATTTGGAAGCATTTATGTTCCTTGGTATGGCATGTACTGCCCAAACATTAG GCTCTTGTGCATTTCCATGCAGTAAGCAGAATCGGGTTTACCATTTTACCGTTATAGGAACTGATACTAGCTATCAATCAACAGTTTTTAGTCCACCTGGGAACTTAACGCAAATATTAACATTAGTAAATGGCACGGTAAAAGCTACTTTCGAATGTGTGCACAGAAGTGGAGAATTTTATGTTATTGG CTTCTTCAATGGTTCCAACTGGTTGTACAAATGTATTCAAGACACATTTCATGGAACTAATAGAGATGCAATTTTCTATCTTTCAAATAACTGGG CGCCATACGCCAAACTGCCAACCATTTGTGACGTGTGCATTGGTATTGATTATGTAGAAAAGGAGAGTCACCTTGGAATCG atgtAGAAAAATCTG aCGTTAAGTGTAATATACCAACGGTATGTCCCGTAACACGACCAGGACAGATTCAGTGCAAGGCATGTGATAATGAAGACGATGGACTTTGTTGTTCttaa